A single genomic interval of Saccharospirillum mangrovi harbors:
- a CDS encoding DNA translocase FtsK, with protein MTQKSARARDDDRVLDLKQRLLLEGSLLLSLAIGVYLLIALMSFNPSDPGWAFSGAGEGVRNLAGRAGAWISSLLFSLIGGLAYGLPIIFFYRAWATFRDRREGLHWNPVLIALRTLGWLLFVAVSCALATVHVASSSRASAGGFLGIWLSELIYPSLGMTGTTLMLVVLWFISLTIAMNVSWLVVMEKLGRGLLGLFDRLRDRRHARKRRHEEDVQRQQVIESRKANLEVQLEKQAKRKPPQIKPLLPRVAKPSERVEKERQQPLFEGSSANTALPELSLLQSSEHDSVGGYSEEALEAMSRLLEIKLKDFGVEAEVTEVAPGPVITRFEIQPAAGVKVSKIANLAKDLARSMALVSVRVVEIIPGKTTVGIEIPNEKRDIVRLSDVLRSPVYDKAKSPLTLALGDDISGTPVCADLGKMPHLLVAGTTGSGKSVGVNAMLCSILFKATPEEVRMILVDPKMLELSVYEGIPHLLTPVITDMKDAANGLRWCVAEMERRYKLMASVGVRNLAGFNKKITDARKAGDPIRDPLYDPTVQLDPHAPAPELEPMPFIVVVVDEFADMMMIVGKKVEELIARLAQKARAAGVHLILATQRPSVDVITGLIKANIPTRIAFQVSSKIDSRTILDQGGAEQLLGHGDMLYLPPGTGLPVRVHGAFVDDDEVHRVVDEWKKRGAPDYIEEILSGGDADLPGVPSLDEGGDDAESDPLFDEAVAFVTQSRKASISAVQRKLRIGYNRAARLVDAMEAAGIVSAAGHNGTREVLVAPPPAL; from the coding sequence GTGACGCAGAAATCCGCACGCGCGCGGGACGACGACCGCGTACTTGACCTGAAACAACGCTTGCTGCTGGAAGGCAGCTTGCTGCTGTCGCTCGCTATCGGCGTCTATTTGTTGATTGCGCTGATGAGCTTCAACCCGTCCGATCCGGGTTGGGCGTTTTCCGGCGCAGGCGAGGGCGTTCGCAATTTAGCCGGACGTGCCGGTGCCTGGATTTCGTCGCTGCTGTTCAGCCTGATTGGCGGCCTGGCATACGGATTACCCATCATCTTCTTCTATCGCGCCTGGGCCACTTTTCGTGACCGCCGCGAAGGCCTGCACTGGAACCCGGTGCTGATTGCACTGAGAACTCTCGGCTGGCTGCTCTTTGTGGCAGTGAGTTGTGCTCTGGCTACTGTGCATGTGGCATCGTCATCGCGAGCCAGTGCCGGTGGTTTCCTCGGCATCTGGTTGTCTGAACTCATCTATCCATCGCTAGGCATGACCGGCACTACGCTGATGTTGGTCGTGCTTTGGTTTATTTCTTTGACCATTGCCATGAACGTCTCCTGGCTCGTGGTCATGGAGAAACTGGGCCGCGGTTTGTTGGGTCTGTTTGATCGGCTGCGTGATCGTCGCCATGCGCGCAAACGCCGTCATGAAGAAGACGTGCAACGCCAGCAGGTGATTGAGTCGCGCAAGGCCAATCTTGAAGTCCAGCTGGAAAAGCAAGCCAAACGCAAACCACCGCAAATCAAGCCGTTATTGCCGCGCGTCGCTAAACCCAGCGAACGGGTGGAGAAAGAACGTCAGCAGCCTTTGTTTGAAGGCAGCAGTGCCAATACCGCGCTGCCGGAGCTGAGCCTGCTGCAATCGAGCGAACACGACAGCGTCGGTGGCTACAGCGAAGAAGCGCTGGAAGCCATGTCGCGGCTGTTGGAAATCAAGCTCAAGGATTTTGGCGTTGAAGCTGAAGTCACCGAAGTGGCGCCTGGTCCGGTGATTACCCGGTTTGAAATTCAGCCGGCCGCCGGCGTGAAAGTCTCAAAAATTGCCAATCTGGCGAAGGATCTGGCGCGCTCGATGGCGCTGGTCAGTGTGCGAGTCGTGGAGATTATTCCGGGCAAGACCACCGTCGGCATCGAAATCCCCAACGAAAAACGCGACATCGTTCGGCTCAGCGACGTACTGCGTTCGCCGGTCTACGACAAAGCCAAGTCACCGTTAACGCTGGCACTGGGTGACGACATTTCCGGTACGCCGGTCTGTGCCGATCTGGGCAAGATGCCGCATTTGCTGGTCGCCGGTACCACGGGCTCGGGCAAGTCGGTCGGCGTCAACGCCATGCTGTGCAGCATCTTGTTCAAGGCGACGCCAGAAGAAGTGCGGATGATTCTGGTCGACCCCAAAATGCTGGAGCTGTCGGTCTATGAAGGCATTCCGCATCTGCTGACCCCTGTGATCACCGACATGAAAGACGCCGCCAACGGCCTGCGCTGGTGTGTGGCGGAAATGGAACGGCGCTACAAACTGATGGCGTCGGTGGGTGTGCGCAATCTGGCCGGTTTCAACAAGAAGATCACCGATGCCCGCAAGGCTGGCGATCCGATTCGCGATCCGCTTTACGACCCGACGGTTCAGCTCGATCCGCACGCGCCAGCGCCGGAATTGGAACCGATGCCATTCATCGTGGTCGTGGTCGATGAATTTGCCGACATGATGATGATCGTCGGCAAAAAAGTGGAAGAACTGATCGCGCGTCTGGCGCAAAAGGCGAGGGCGGCCGGGGTTCATTTGATTCTGGCGACTCAGCGCCCGTCGGTGGATGTCATTACCGGCTTGATCAAAGCCAACATTCCAACCCGCATCGCGTTTCAGGTGTCGTCAAAGATCGACTCACGCACCATCTTGGATCAAGGCGGCGCTGAACAACTGTTGGGCCACGGTGACATGCTGTATTTGCCACCGGGCACCGGTTTGCCGGTGCGGGTGCACGGTGCCTTCGTTGACGACGACGAGGTGCATCGCGTCGTCGATGAATGGAAAAAACGCGGCGCGCCGGATTACATCGAAGAAATTCTCAGCGGTGGCGATGCCGATCTGCCCGGCGTGCCGAGCCTGGACGAAGGCGGTGACGATGCCGAATCCGACCCGTTGTTCGACGAGGCCGTGGCCTTCGTCACCCAAAGCCGCAAAGCCTCAATTTCGGCAGTGCAGCGCAAGTTGCGTATCGGCTACAACCGCGCGGCCCGCCTGGTAGACGCCATGGAAGCCGCCGGCATTGTCAGCGCCGCAGGTCACAATGGCACGCGTGAAGTTTTGGTTGCGCCGCCCCCGGCACTTTGA
- a CDS encoding replication-associated recombination protein A yields the protein MDLFAADANDVFKPLAERLRPTALSDYVGQIHVLGEGQPLRQAIERDQLHSMIFWGPPGVGKTTLARLLAHSTASRFEPLSAVQAGVKDIKAAAERAQQAAVEGKRTLLFVDEVHRFNKAQQDAFLPYVEDGTFVFVGATTENPSFELNAALLSRARVYPLKSLDDADMAQLLKQAQNGDAKVGRLKIDDATRQTLFQLADGDARRLYNLLELAADLYADDSEGLTAERLGQMTQGQTRRFDKGGDAFYDQISALHKSVRGSSPDGALYWLCRMLDGGCDPFYIARRLVRMASEDIGNADPRALTIAMDAWQVQERLGTPEGELALAHACVYLACAPKSNAVYTAFNRMMDVVRSDRSREVPVHLRNAPTGLMKDLGYGAQYRYAHDEPHAYAAGEQYLPDGLTDETFYQPVDRGLEKKIAEKLAFLRQLDAEAKTERGD from the coding sequence ATGGACCTGTTTGCCGCTGATGCCAATGACGTCTTCAAGCCGCTGGCCGAGCGCCTGCGGCCAACTGCTCTGAGTGATTACGTTGGTCAAATTCACGTCTTAGGTGAAGGCCAGCCACTGCGACAGGCGATTGAACGCGACCAACTGCATTCGATGATTTTCTGGGGGCCGCCGGGCGTAGGCAAAACGACCTTGGCTCGATTGCTCGCCCACAGCACGGCCAGCCGGTTTGAACCCTTGTCTGCCGTGCAGGCCGGCGTCAAAGACATCAAGGCCGCCGCCGAACGAGCGCAGCAGGCCGCCGTTGAAGGCAAACGCACCTTGTTGTTTGTCGATGAAGTGCACCGCTTCAACAAAGCCCAGCAAGACGCCTTCCTGCCTTATGTCGAAGACGGCACCTTCGTTTTCGTCGGCGCAACCACAGAAAACCCCAGTTTCGAATTGAATGCGGCTTTGCTGTCGCGCGCGCGCGTCTACCCGCTGAAATCGCTCGACGATGCCGACATGGCTCAGTTGCTCAAACAAGCCCAGAATGGCGATGCCAAAGTCGGGCGCTTAAAAATTGACGACGCAACCCGCCAGACCCTGTTCCAGCTTGCCGATGGCGACGCTCGCCGTCTCTACAACCTGTTGGAATTGGCGGCCGACCTGTACGCCGACGACAGCGAAGGCCTGACCGCCGAACGGCTCGGCCAGATGACGCAAGGCCAGACGCGCCGTTTTGATAAAGGCGGCGATGCTTTCTACGACCAGATTTCCGCCTTGCACAAAAGCGTACGCGGCTCATCACCCGACGGTGCGCTGTATTGGCTGTGCCGCATGCTCGACGGCGGCTGCGATCCGTTCTACATCGCCCGCCGTCTGGTGCGCATGGCCAGCGAAGACATCGGCAACGCCGATCCTCGCGCGCTGACCATCGCTATGGATGCCTGGCAGGTTCAGGAGCGGTTGGGCACACCCGAAGGCGAACTGGCGCTGGCGCACGCCTGCGTTTATCTCGCTTGCGCGCCGAAGAGCAACGCCGTCTACACGGCGTTCAACCGCATGATGGATGTGGTGCGTTCCGACCGCAGTCGCGAAGTGCCGGTGCATTTACGCAACGCCCCCACCGGGCTGATGAAGGATTTGGGTTACGGCGCGCAGTACCGTTACGCCCACGACGAACCACACGCCTACGCCGCCGGTGAACAGTACTTGCCGGACGGGTTAACCGACGAAACCTTTTACCAGCCGGTTGATCGCGGCCTGGAAAAGAAAATTGCTGAAAAGCTGGCCTTCCTGCGTCAACTGGACGCCGAAGCCAAAACAGAGCGGGGAGACTGA
- the crcB gene encoding fluoride efflux transporter CrcB has protein sequence MLSWAHWLAVALGGSLGAMGRFAVVQLVNRHNSGHFPWGTLTANVAGSFVIGLAFVFFALKHTDPSGVGRSLVVVGMLGAFTTFSSFAIESLVLIEQQHYVSATLYVVGSVLACLAAAALGLGLAKLLF, from the coding sequence ATGCTGAGTTGGGCACATTGGTTGGCAGTGGCACTGGGCGGCAGCCTGGGCGCCATGGGGCGCTTTGCCGTGGTGCAACTGGTTAACCGTCACAACAGCGGCCACTTTCCGTGGGGCACCTTAACGGCCAATGTCGCCGGCAGTTTTGTGATTGGACTGGCCTTTGTGTTCTTTGCGCTCAAACACACCGATCCCAGTGGGGTGGGGCGTTCGCTGGTCGTGGTTGGCATGCTGGGCGCGTTTACCACCTTTTCCAGCTTTGCGATTGAAAGCCTGGTACTGATCGAGCAGCAGCATTATGTATCGGCGACCTTGTACGTTGTCGGCTCGGTGCTTGCCTGCCTCGCCGCCGCCGCGCTGGGCTTAGGGCTGGCCAAACTGTTATTCTAG
- the aat gene encoding leucyl/phenylalanyl-tRNA--protein transferase yields the protein MIPYIPRPELAGRILPKDKPGTHWQARSTAPKIPQTLGQLIDTSSIFMPQIAWLDAEQPPDFPPTQEALTAPNGLLAAGGALRPEWLVAAYQRGIFPWFNEGEPILWWSPSPRMVLLPGSMSVSRSLKKAYRRQPVTLAVNGNFKAVIQACREPRTGQGGTWITDEMMAAYCELNRLGWAHSIEVYQRGDLIGGLYGLGIEKLFYGESMFSRQPNASKFAFLGLSAWAAEAKLRLIDCQVYNDHLASLGAVEIERDRFESALPTETVPLAPPTTDRLNQLLQAQLGNSR from the coding sequence ATGATCCCTTACATACCCAGACCGGAACTGGCCGGTCGTATTTTACCGAAGGACAAGCCCGGCACACATTGGCAAGCTCGGTCCACTGCCCCTAAGATACCACAGACACTGGGCCAACTTATTGATACATCAAGCATTTTTATGCCTCAGATTGCCTGGCTCGACGCTGAACAACCACCCGACTTCCCGCCCACTCAGGAAGCATTAACTGCGCCCAATGGCCTGCTCGCTGCAGGTGGAGCCTTGCGCCCGGAATGGCTGGTGGCGGCTTATCAGCGTGGCATCTTCCCCTGGTTCAACGAAGGCGAGCCGATTTTATGGTGGTCGCCGTCACCGCGTATGGTATTGCTGCCGGGCAGCATGTCCGTTTCGCGCAGTCTGAAAAAGGCGTATCGCCGTCAACCTGTAACATTGGCCGTCAATGGTAATTTTAAAGCGGTGATACAGGCATGCCGTGAACCGCGCACCGGTCAAGGCGGCACCTGGATTACCGATGAGATGATGGCAGCCTACTGTGAATTGAATCGACTGGGTTGGGCGCACAGCATCGAAGTCTATCAGCGAGGCGACCTCATTGGTGGACTCTACGGTTTAGGTATCGAAAAGCTGTTCTATGGTGAAAGCATGTTTTCGCGCCAGCCCAACGCATCCAAATTCGCCTTTTTAGGACTCAGCGCCTGGGCAGCAGAAGCGAAGCTGCGCTTGATCGATTGCCAGGTCTACAATGATCACCTCGCCAGTCTGGGTGCCGTTGAGATTGAGCGAGATCGGTTTGAAAGCGCTTTGCCAACAGAAACTGTTCCATTGGCACCACCGACAACCGATCGATTGAACCAGTTGTTACAGGCTCAATTGGGCAACTCCCGATAG
- the serS gene encoding serine--tRNA ligase, producing MLDIKRLRQDIEPLAARLKVKGYSLDVSAFESLESRRKGLQVETEQLQAERKKASKQIGQLVGQGMSVDDAKAEVQKTLDSIAATLGAKETELKDLQAELDAFMQNIPNVPDEAVPAGKDENDNLEVSRWGTPRQFDFEVKDHVDVGAALGGLDFEQAAKLTGSRFAVMSGPIARLHRALAQFMLNTHVDEHGYLEANVPTIVNRDSLVGTGQLPKFEEDLFKLNVEQDYYLIPTAEVPLTNLARDEILDASQLPLRFAAHSLCYRSEAGSYGRDVRGMIRQHQFEKVELVHLVRPETSMQALEDLVGHAEVILQKLELPYRKVLLCGGDLGFSSAKTYDLEVWLPAQNTYREISSCSNMTDYQARRMQGRYRNPETNKPELLHTLNGSGLAVGRTLVAVLENYQNADGSVTVPEVLRPYMGGLETLTP from the coding sequence ATGCTCGACATCAAACGCCTCCGACAGGACATCGAACCCTTGGCCGCTCGCCTCAAGGTGAAAGGCTATTCGCTGGATGTGTCCGCGTTTGAATCGCTGGAGTCCCGTCGCAAAGGTTTGCAGGTCGAGACTGAACAGCTGCAAGCCGAGCGCAAGAAGGCTTCCAAACAGATTGGCCAATTGGTCGGGCAGGGCATGAGCGTTGATGACGCCAAAGCCGAAGTGCAGAAAACACTGGACAGTATTGCTGCAACACTGGGCGCCAAGGAAACCGAACTGAAAGATCTGCAGGCAGAACTCGACGCCTTTATGCAGAACATTCCCAACGTACCGGACGAAGCGGTACCCGCCGGCAAAGACGAAAATGACAACCTCGAAGTCAGCCGCTGGGGCACACCGCGTCAGTTCGACTTTGAGGTTAAAGACCATGTCGACGTCGGTGCCGCTTTGGGTGGCCTCGATTTCGAACAGGCCGCCAAATTGACCGGCAGCCGCTTTGCCGTTATGAGTGGCCCGATCGCTCGACTGCACCGCGCTTTGGCGCAATTCATGTTGAACACGCACGTTGACGAACACGGTTACCTGGAAGCCAACGTGCCGACCATCGTCAATCGTGATTCACTGGTTGGCACCGGTCAGTTGCCCAAGTTCGAAGAGGACTTGTTCAAGCTGAATGTCGAACAGGACTACTACCTGATTCCGACCGCCGAAGTACCGCTGACCAACCTGGCGCGCGATGAAATTCTGGACGCCAGCCAACTGCCGCTGCGCTTTGCCGCACATTCGTTGTGCTATCGCAGTGAAGCGGGCAGCTACGGCCGCGATGTGCGCGGCATGATTCGTCAGCATCAGTTTGAGAAGGTGGAACTGGTGCACCTGGTGCGGCCGGAAACCTCGATGCAGGCGTTGGAAGATTTGGTCGGCCATGCCGAAGTCATTCTGCAGAAGCTGGAATTGCCGTACCGCAAAGTGCTGCTGTGTGGTGGTGATCTGGGCTTCAGCTCAGCCAAGACTTACGACCTGGAAGTCTGGTTGCCAGCGCAGAACACCTACCGCGAAATTTCATCCTGCTCGAACATGACGGACTATCAGGCACGCCGCATGCAAGGCCGCTATCGCAACCCGGAAACCAACAAACCGGAATTGCTGCATACGCTGAATGGCTCAGGTCTGGCTGTCGGCCGGACACTGGTGGCTGTGTTGGAGAACTACCAGAATGCCGACGGTTCAGTCACCGTGCCCGAGGTGTTGCGGCCCTACATGGGCGGACTGGAAACTCTGACTCCCTGA
- the cysG gene encoding siroheme synthase CysG, producing the protein MHYFPLFHRLQDKTVLVVGGGDIALRKISLLRRAGCRLTVVAPTILKTIQDWPECTCIERGYVESDLDGVELVVAATDDDALNRTVSANARARRVLVNVVDSPDLCDVIFPSIVDRDPLLIAITSSGQAPVLARSIRAKLESTIPASYGQLAQLAARFRNAVKARFSQLDQRRYFWEKVLNGTVAEHVYAGRVQQAEQELQRQLDAPDQAQLGEVYLVGAGPGDPDLLTFKALRLMQQADVVLHDRLVPDAILDLVRRDAERLYVGKKRSDHAVPQQDINQLLVDLAQQGKRVLRLKGGDPFIFGRGGEEIDLLAANGIPFQVVPGITAASGCASYTGIPLTHRDYAQSVRFVTGHLKDGSLNLPWAELASPQQTVVFYMGLVGLPTICQQLIQHGRSPDTPIALVQKGTTPDQRLWIGTLATMPTLIEADPPQAPTLTIVGEVVSLHERLNWAGTVTGL; encoded by the coding sequence GTGCACTATTTCCCACTCTTTCATCGTTTGCAGGACAAAACCGTTCTGGTCGTCGGCGGCGGCGATATTGCCTTGCGCAAAATCAGCCTGCTGCGACGGGCCGGTTGCCGGTTAACCGTGGTGGCGCCCACCATTCTCAAGACCATCCAGGATTGGCCTGAATGCACCTGCATTGAGCGCGGCTATGTCGAGAGCGATCTGGATGGTGTCGAATTGGTTGTGGCGGCAACCGACGATGACGCCTTGAATCGAACCGTCAGCGCCAATGCCCGAGCCCGTCGAGTGCTGGTCAACGTGGTCGATTCACCGGACCTCTGCGACGTTATTTTCCCCTCGATTGTCGATCGCGATCCGCTGTTGATCGCCATCACTTCCAGCGGCCAGGCACCCGTGTTGGCGCGTTCCATCCGCGCCAAGCTGGAAAGTACCATTCCCGCCAGCTACGGCCAGTTGGCGCAATTGGCGGCACGTTTTCGCAACGCCGTTAAAGCGCGCTTTTCGCAACTCGATCAACGGCGTTATTTCTGGGAAAAAGTGCTGAACGGCACAGTGGCCGAGCACGTATATGCCGGTCGTGTGCAGCAAGCCGAACAGGAATTGCAGCGCCAGTTGGATGCACCCGATCAGGCACAATTGGGCGAGGTGTATCTGGTAGGTGCCGGCCCCGGCGATCCCGATCTGCTGACCTTCAAAGCGCTGCGGCTGATGCAGCAGGCGGATGTCGTGTTGCACGACCGACTGGTGCCCGATGCCATTTTGGATTTGGTGCGGCGCGATGCCGAACGGCTCTATGTCGGGAAAAAACGCTCAGACCACGCCGTGCCGCAACAGGACATCAACCAACTCCTGGTCGACCTGGCTCAACAAGGCAAGCGCGTATTGCGATTGAAAGGTGGCGACCCGTTCATCTTTGGTCGTGGTGGTGAAGAAATCGATTTGCTGGCGGCCAATGGCATTCCGTTTCAAGTTGTTCCTGGCATCACCGCAGCCTCCGGCTGTGCCAGTTATACAGGCATCCCGTTAACGCATCGCGACTACGCTCAATCGGTGCGATTTGTTACCGGCCACCTCAAAGACGGCAGCCTCAATTTGCCTTGGGCGGAATTGGCATCACCGCAACAAACCGTGGTGTTCTACATGGGCTTGGTCGGTTTACCGACCATCTGCCAACAACTGATCCAACACGGTCGGTCACCAGACACGCCCATTGCTCTGGTGCAAAAGGGCACCACACCGGATCAGCGTTTGTGGATTGGAACGCTGGCAACCATGCCAACGTTGATTGAAGCAGACCCACCTCAGGCGCCGACATTGACGATAGTCGGGGAAGTGGTGTCGTTGCACGAACGGTTGAATTGGGCGGGAACTGTAACAGGGCTGTGA
- a CDS encoding arginyltransferase gives MSSVDKDSQETIKLFRTGEHRCSYLPDQQARTLFLDPDLDFDQGLYEQLMHLGFRRSGQHLYRPDCQACGACLPSRVRVDAFDWKRRFRRILKLNADLNVQRLPCEIRDEHYQLYERYLGGRHSDGDMYPPKQDSYQDFLLSRPDLGFILEFRLQNQLMAVAFTDQLQTGLSATYTFFDPEHHKRSLGTFAILSQLLLCQQLKLPFLYLGYWVPGSRQMQYKADFRPLDILVNRQWRTLNDPLIDTLSLSDPL, from the coding sequence GTGAGCAGCGTCGACAAAGACTCTCAGGAAACCATCAAGCTGTTTCGTACCGGTGAACACCGGTGCAGTTACCTACCTGATCAACAGGCGCGGACGTTGTTTCTGGATCCGGACCTGGATTTTGACCAGGGCCTCTATGAACAGCTGATGCATCTTGGGTTTCGTCGCTCCGGCCAACATCTATATCGTCCCGATTGCCAGGCTTGCGGCGCTTGTCTGCCTTCTCGGGTACGTGTTGATGCCTTCGACTGGAAACGGCGCTTTCGCCGTATTTTGAAACTCAACGCCGATCTAAACGTGCAGCGGTTGCCCTGTGAAATCCGTGATGAACATTATCAGTTGTACGAACGGTACCTGGGCGGACGTCACAGTGACGGCGACATGTACCCACCCAAACAAGACAGTTACCAGGATTTCCTGCTCAGCCGCCCCGATCTGGGATTCATCCTGGAGTTTCGCCTGCAAAACCAATTAATGGCCGTTGCGTTCACCGATCAACTGCAAACCGGGTTATCCGCGACCTACACCTTTTTCGACCCGGAGCACCACAAGCGCAGCCTGGGTACTTTCGCCATCCTCAGCCAGTTGCTGTTGTGCCAGCAACTCAAACTGCCCTTCCTCTATCTGGGTTACTGGGTGCCGGGTTCCCGGCAGATGCAATACAAAGCGGACTTCCGCCCGCTGGACATTCTGGTCAATCGTCAATGGCGCACACTGAACGATCCATTGATCGACACTCTGTCGTTATCCGACCCGTTATAA
- a CDS encoding glycosyl transferase family protein, translating into MTETFTFAHLVRTLGRGSKGSRSLTREEARFAMTEIWAGRETPAQLGALLMLMRVKEETPDELAGLLDAARTEQPHWNGGARRIDWPAYAGKRRQPSWYVLAARALARAGYPVLMHGGGEHTAGRQYARQVCEALGIPVAKDWEQAQALSLTEPMVYCALEHFAPKLSHIIDMKAELGLRSPVNTLVRHLNPTGAPVTLQGMFHRPYQAIHHETARGLGDARNAVLKGDSGEFEVRPDSDQTVLMLSPVHAESIEWTRVLPKRSIRPPEPDLQSLLDTWSGQEQPEYGLAAIWETMALVLTLSDDLSQEEARERARQIWQAR; encoded by the coding sequence ATGACTGAAACGTTCACCTTTGCCCATCTGGTTCGAACCCTGGGACGCGGCAGCAAAGGCAGCCGCTCTCTGACTCGCGAAGAAGCGCGCTTTGCCATGACGGAAATCTGGGCCGGCCGGGAAACGCCCGCTCAGTTGGGCGCTCTATTGATGCTGATGCGTGTTAAGGAAGAAACCCCAGACGAACTGGCAGGCCTGCTCGATGCCGCACGCACTGAACAACCGCATTGGAATGGTGGTGCGCGACGTATTGATTGGCCGGCCTACGCCGGAAAACGTCGCCAACCTTCCTGGTATGTTTTGGCCGCCCGGGCGTTGGCCCGTGCAGGTTATCCGGTGTTGATGCACGGTGGCGGCGAACACACAGCCGGGCGTCAATACGCACGCCAGGTGTGCGAAGCACTGGGTATTCCGGTAGCCAAGGATTGGGAGCAGGCTCAAGCCTTGAGTCTGACCGAACCGATGGTCTACTGCGCGCTGGAACACTTTGCGCCCAAGTTATCGCACATCATCGATATGAAAGCCGAACTCGGCTTGCGTTCACCGGTCAACACCTTGGTACGCCATCTCAACCCAACCGGTGCGCCGGTCACACTACAGGGTATGTTCCATCGCCCGTATCAGGCCATTCACCATGAAACCGCACGCGGTTTGGGAGACGCTCGCAACGCTGTACTGAAAGGCGACAGCGGCGAGTTTGAGGTCCGGCCGGACAGCGATCAGACGGTGCTGATGCTCAGCCCGGTACACGCTGAGTCCATTGAATGGACCAGAGTATTGCCAAAGCGTTCGATTCGACCGCCTGAGCCCGATCTCCAGAGTCTGTTGGATACTTGGAGCGGCCAGGAACAACCGGAATACGGCCTGGCCGCAATTTGGGAAACCATGGCGTTGGTGCTGACACTGAGCGATGACTTGTCGCAGGAAGAAGCACGTGAGCGCGCTCGCCAGATCTGGCAAGCGCGCTGA
- the lolA gene encoding outer membrane lipoprotein chaperone LolA yields MKRLSLLLLLATAGLAQADEAARDRLIERLEATATLSAHFEQETFAEGELRGDQSSGLMQIARPLRFVWQVTAPYEQSVISDGETLWVYDPDLAQATYQAVGDQIRQSPAMILAQPRSTLSTSYQVTEASNDELTSYRLYPTDENAVFSELTLVFVDGDINQIRLTDNLGQDTRIRFSDVQTGLVFPAKTFEFDPPAGTDVFEQM; encoded by the coding sequence ATGAAGCGATTGAGTCTGTTATTGCTGTTAGCAACCGCAGGTCTGGCTCAGGCCGATGAAGCGGCGCGCGATCGGCTGATCGAGCGCCTGGAAGCCACCGCCACATTGAGCGCTCATTTTGAACAGGAAACCTTTGCCGAAGGCGAACTGCGTGGCGACCAATCCAGCGGCTTGATGCAGATTGCCCGGCCGCTGCGTTTTGTTTGGCAAGTTACAGCGCCGTACGAACAATCGGTGATTTCCGATGGCGAAACGCTCTGGGTTTACGATCCGGACCTGGCCCAGGCCACCTATCAGGCGGTGGGCGATCAGATTCGCCAGTCACCGGCGATGATTCTGGCGCAACCGAGATCAACCTTGTCGACGTCGTACCAAGTCACCGAAGCCAGCAACGACGAATTAACCAGCTACCGGCTGTATCCGACCGACGAAAACGCCGTCTTCAGTGAACTGACGTTGGTGTTTGTCGATGGCGACATCAATCAGATCCGATTGACCGATAACCTGGGCCAGGATACCCGCATCCGTTTCAGTGACGTTCAAACGGGTTTGGTGTTCCCAGCCAAGACCTTTGAATTCGACCCGCCGGCCGGTACCGACGTCTTCGAGCAGATGTAA
- a CDS encoding SDR family oxidoreductase, which translates to MKLTDKVAIVTGAGSGMGKAIAERFAAEGASLVLCDLHADRLADVAQQINQEAVVTIAANIADPKTADTLVETALKRFGGLDILCNNAGIMDYMQGVGELGDEVWERVIAVNLNGPMYTMRRAMAALKERQGSIINVGSTASRHGGAAGAAYTTSKHALLGLSLNTAWMYAKSGVRCNVIAPGATATHIADSMPQDRLDPTGAARAAEFSALVPAVLDPTDIANLALFLASDESKRINGAVIPADGGWDAV; encoded by the coding sequence ATGAAATTGACCGATAAGGTTGCCATCGTCACTGGCGCAGGTTCTGGTATGGGCAAAGCCATTGCTGAACGGTTTGCTGCGGAAGGTGCGTCGTTAGTGCTGTGTGATTTGCACGCCGACCGCCTGGCCGATGTTGCACAACAGATCAACCAGGAAGCGGTAGTAACCATCGCAGCTAACATTGCCGATCCGAAGACAGCGGATACCTTGGTTGAAACGGCTCTTAAGCGTTTCGGTGGCTTGGACATTCTGTGCAACAACGCCGGCATCATGGACTACATGCAGGGTGTCGGTGAGTTAGGCGATGAGGTGTGGGAGCGGGTAATCGCCGTGAATCTGAACGGACCGATGTACACCATGCGCCGGGCCATGGCGGCACTGAAAGAACGACAGGGCAGCATCATCAACGTTGGCTCGACTGCCAGCCGACACGGTGGTGCGGCAGGCGCGGCCTATACCACGTCAAAACATGCCTTGCTGGGCCTGAGCCTGAATACCGCCTGGATGTACGCCAAATCGGGGGTTCGCTGCAATGTGATCGCACCCGGTGCTACCGCGACGCACATCGCCGACTCTATGCCTCAAGATCGACTCGATCCCACTGGTGCTGCGCGGGCGGCGGAATTTTCGGCATTAGTGCCCGCCGTTCTGGATCCGACGGACATTGCGAATCTGGCGTTATTTTTAGCCAGTGACGAGTCCAAACGCATCAATGGCGCCGTCATCCCGGCCGATGGGGGTTGGGACGCCGTATAG